In Bacillus cytotoxicus NVH 391-98, the following are encoded in one genomic region:
- a CDS encoding CD3324 family protein, with protein sequence MGYVKATAVLPESLIAEIQKYVQGETIYIPKQETEHYKWGTRSGGRKQIDMRNRKIKEAFENGIAIYQLAEEYFLSVETIKKIVYSKS encoded by the coding sequence ATGGGATACGTAAAAGCAACAGCTGTTTTACCGGAAAGTTTAATTGCAGAAATTCAAAAATATGTACAGGGTGAAACAATTTACATTCCAAAACAAGAAACTGAACATTATAAATGGGGTACACGATCTGGGGGAAGAAAACAAATCGATATGCGAAATCGAAAGATAAAAGAAGCTTTTGAAAACGGGATTGCTATTTATCAATTAGCGGAAGAATATTTTCTTTCTGTAGAAACAATAAAAAAAATTGTGTAT